The nucleotide sequence AGGTCGAGGACGACGCCGACGTGATGCAGTTCCTGTTCTGGCAGCTCGGCATGACGCCGAACTCCGCCACGCAGCAGACGCCGGCCTCGACCGTGGGGAGTGCGCGTTGAGCGCCTCGACTGCCGGCATCGAGAGCGCCAGCGCCATGCGGCGTGTGCTCGACGCCGACGGGCGTCTGGTGGGCGCGGCGCCCGAGATTCCGGCCGACGATCTGCGGCGCATGTTCCGGCACATGGTGCTGATGCGCACGCTCGATCAGCGCATGCTGTCGCTCCAGCGCCAGGGACGCATCGGCTTCTACGGCACCGCCAGCGGCCAGGAAGCGGCGGTGGTGGGCTCGGCCTACCCATTGCGCGCGACCGACTGGGTCTTTCACGCGCTGCGCGAGACCGGCGTGTGTCTGTGGCGTGGAACGTCCATCAAGCAGATCGTGTGTCAGCTGATCGGGAACTCGGGCGACGTGCTGATCGGGCGTCAGATGCCGATGCACTTCAGTGATCGCGCGGTGCGCTCGGTGGCCTGGTCGAGTGTGATCGGCACGCAGCTTCCGCAGGCGATGGGAGCGGCGTGGGCCGCGAAGCTACAGCAGAAGGACGACGTCGTGATCGGCTACATCGGCGACGGCGGGACATCCTCCGGAGATTTCCATGCCGCGCTGAATTTTGCGGCGGTGTTCAAGGTGCCGGCGGTGTTCTTCTGCCAGAACAACCAGTGGGCGATCTCGGTGCCCCTTTCGCAGCAGACGCGCTCCCAGAGCCTGGCGATCAAGGC is from Candidatus Sulfotelmatobacter sp. and encodes:
- a CDS encoding thiamine pyrophosphate-dependent dehydrogenase E1 component subunit alpha, whose amino-acid sequence is MSASTAGIESASAMRRVLDADGRLVGAAPEIPADDLRRMFRHMVLMRTLDQRMLSLQRQGRIGFYGTASGQEAAVVGSAYPLRATDWVFHALRETGVCLWRGTSIKQIVCQLIGNSGDVLIGRQMPMHFSDRAVRSVAWSSVIGTQLPQAMGAAWAAKLQQKDDVVIGYIGDGGTSSGDFHAALNFAAVFKVPAVFFCQNNQWAISVPLSQQTRSQSLAIKAVAYGMPGIQADGNDLLAVISATREAVDRARRGEGPTFVEAVTFRMGGHSSSDDPTRYRERELVAEWERRDPVQRLRLHLSGAGLLKDGDEAGWIEAINAEISQAISEAEAMPPPGIETMFADVYRDMPRSLEEQMRYAVAMGEGTKFEGAFPL